In the Devosia sp. SL43 genome, one interval contains:
- a CDS encoding ABC transporter ATP-binding protein: MAEVILEHVMKSYGSLYAVNDVSFTVNDGEFVALVGPSGCGKTTTLNLIAGLLPMSGGDISIGDRIVNDLDPKDRDIAMVFQNYALYPNKSVFKNLAFPLQMRKLPKGQIEKNVQDAAKLLDITHLLERKPRELSGGQQQRVALGRALVRDPAVFLMDEPLSNLDAKLRVQMRSEIKRFHHNLNATIVYVTHDQLEAVTMADKMAVMNGGLLQQYDTPSNVFANPVNTFVASFVGSPAMSLIPLQATGTGLRSPEGWELPLSAENQRKAAGSTTKDVILGARHSTLKLHTSAVSGSVPGKVYTVEPTGDVTFAQIFINGAVVNISLEPTVKIAPDDMVWIEFDQNRMHLFDAATTMALQAA, from the coding sequence ATGGCAGAGGTCATTCTCGAGCACGTCATGAAGAGTTACGGCAGTCTCTATGCCGTCAACGATGTCAGCTTTACCGTCAACGATGGCGAATTCGTCGCCCTGGTCGGCCCGTCTGGCTGCGGCAAGACCACAACGCTGAATCTCATCGCCGGCCTGCTCCCAATGAGCGGTGGCGACATTTCCATCGGGGACCGCATCGTCAACGATCTTGATCCCAAGGATCGCGACATTGCCATGGTGTTTCAGAACTACGCGCTCTACCCCAACAAGTCCGTCTTCAAAAATCTCGCCTTCCCGCTGCAGATGCGCAAGCTTCCCAAGGGCCAGATCGAGAAGAACGTGCAGGACGCGGCCAAGCTGCTCGACATCACCCACCTGCTCGAACGCAAGCCGCGCGAACTGTCCGGCGGCCAACAGCAACGCGTCGCGCTCGGCCGGGCTTTAGTGCGTGATCCCGCAGTGTTCCTGATGGACGAGCCGCTTTCCAATCTCGATGCCAAGCTGCGTGTGCAGATGCGCAGCGAGATCAAGCGCTTCCATCACAACCTCAATGCCACCATTGTCTATGTCACGCATGACCAGCTCGAAGCCGTCACCATGGCCGACAAGATGGCGGTGATGAATGGCGGGCTGCTGCAGCAATACGACACGCCGTCAAACGTCTTCGCCAACCCGGTCAACACCTTCGTCGCCAGCTTCGTCGGCAGCCCGGCCATGAGCCTCATCCCGCTGCAGGCGACAGGCACCGGCCTCAGGAGCCCCGAAGGCTGGGAGCTGCCGCTCTCCGCCGAAAACCAGCGCAAGGCCGCCGGCTCGACCACCAAGGACGTCATTCTGGGCGCCCGCCACTCGACGCTGAAGCTCCATACCTCAGCCGTATCCGGCTCTGTGCCGGGAAAGGTCTATACAGTGGAGCCCACTGGCGACGTCACCTTCGCCCAAATCTTCATCAATGGCGCAGTGGTCAATATCAGTCTCGAACCGACGGTGAAGATCGCGCCGGACGACATGGTCTGGATCGAGTTCGACCAGAACCGCATGCATCTGTTCGATGCGGCGACCACCATGGCATTGCAGGCGGCCTGA
- a CDS encoding ribonuclease activity regulator RraA, with protein sequence MTHTPGITRPSKDLVAAVLAVGAASASSTLAHMGIRNCHIQGPVAQQFGKAIAGPALTLQFMPKREDLYNETEYADPEKQLHRHVLYHVQEGDIVVVDARGDMTAGVFGDMMSTYFKGRGGAGMVIDGALRDRPNLSKLEIPMWINGWTPNFHTQTNLMPFAVNVPIACGGVTVMPGDIIIADDDGAVCVPAALAATVVERSSQHHEWEDFSRMKLKQGAPLQRYYPLHEDARPEYEEWRKSNPIQHG encoded by the coding sequence ATGACGCACACACCCGGAATTACCCGGCCCTCCAAGGATCTCGTCGCCGCTGTTTTAGCCGTCGGCGCCGCCTCAGCCTCAAGCACGCTGGCCCATATGGGCATTCGCAATTGCCACATTCAGGGGCCTGTGGCGCAGCAGTTCGGCAAGGCCATTGCCGGCCCGGCCCTGACACTGCAGTTCATGCCCAAGCGCGAGGACCTCTATAACGAGACCGAATATGCCGACCCGGAAAAGCAGTTGCACCGCCACGTGCTCTATCACGTGCAAGAGGGTGACATTGTCGTCGTTGATGCGCGCGGCGACATGACGGCCGGGGTCTTTGGCGACATGATGAGCACCTATTTCAAGGGCCGCGGCGGCGCCGGCATGGTGATCGATGGCGCCTTGCGCGACCGGCCCAATCTCAGCAAGCTCGAAATCCCGATGTGGATCAACGGCTGGACGCCCAATTTCCACACCCAGACCAATCTCATGCCCTTCGCCGTCAACGTGCCCATCGCCTGCGGCGGCGTGACCGTGATGCCCGGTGACATTATCATCGCCGATGATGATGGCGCGGTCTGCGTGCCGGCGGCCCTCGCCGCCACAGTGGTGGAGCGCTCATCCCAGCATCACGAATGGGAGGATTTCTCGCGCATGAAGCTCAAGCAAGGCGCGCCTTTGCAGCGCTACTACCCGCTGCATGAAGACGCCCGTCCCGAATACGAGGAATGGCGCAAGTCAAACCCGATCCAGCATGGCTGA
- a CDS encoding carbohydrate ABC transporter permease, whose product MTDTSAPTRIRPAVTKPFDGWRWSGRFFLVLLLIFTVMPMAWMLITSLKTGFAAMQYPPQWWPAEPTLENYTRLLDPRNAIGQDFLGYFWNSMWVSTATTVMAVIVAVPAAYAFSRFRFPGRTFLFFAVLLRNMFPAIVFLVPLFILMRLLGLVNTHGSLILTYLTFGLPLAIWLLKGFYDNIPIQLEQAARIDGATRFQAFFFIVMPLSTPGIIATAIYSFIGAWNEYIYAYTFLTKHDQMTLPVGIQRFFSENATDWPGLMAATFMMSVPVVVLFLVLQKYFVQALTEGAVKH is encoded by the coding sequence ATGACCGACACATCCGCCCCCACCCGAATTCGCCCTGCCGTCACCAAACCGTTCGATGGTTGGCGCTGGTCTGGTCGCTTCTTTCTGGTTCTGCTGTTGATCTTCACCGTCATGCCCATGGCATGGATGCTGATCACCTCGCTCAAGACCGGCTTTGCCGCGATGCAATACCCGCCGCAATGGTGGCCTGCCGAGCCGACGCTGGAGAATTACACCCGCCTGCTCGATCCCCGCAACGCCATCGGCCAGGACTTCCTGGGCTACTTCTGGAACAGCATGTGGGTGTCCACAGCCACGACCGTGATGGCGGTCATCGTCGCCGTCCCCGCCGCCTATGCCTTCTCGCGCTTCCGCTTTCCCGGACGCACGTTCCTGTTCTTTGCGGTGCTGCTGCGCAACATGTTCCCGGCCATCGTGTTCCTCGTGCCGCTGTTCATCCTGATGCGCCTGCTGGGCCTTGTGAACACGCACGGCTCGCTGATCCTGACCTATCTCACTTTCGGCCTGCCGCTCGCCATCTGGCTGCTGAAGGGCTTCTACGACAACATCCCAATCCAGCTCGAACAGGCCGCGCGCATCGATGGGGCCACACGGTTTCAGGCCTTCTTCTTCATCGTCATGCCGCTGTCGACACCAGGCATCATCGCCACCGCGATCTATTCCTTCATCGGCGCCTGGAACGAATATATCTACGCCTACACCTTCCTCACCAAGCACGACCAGATGACGCTGCCGGTCGGCATCCAGCGCTTCTTTTCGGAGAATGCGACCGACTGGCCGGGCCTGATGGCGGCAACATTTATGATGAGCGTGCCGGTCGTCGTGCTCTTCCTCGTCCTCCAGAAATATTTCGTGCAGGCCCTCACCGAAGGCGCCGTCAAACACTAG
- a CDS encoding mandelate racemase/muconate lactonizing enzyme family protein, whose translation MKITAIIPYPTWVGIRNQLIVKVETDEGIYGWGESGLSGREKAVAGAILHYREFLIGRDPMAIGALWQEMYRSQYFEGGRVLTAAISAIDIALHDIKGKALGVPVYQLLGGKQRNTIPTFATTKGPCGPEMIEQAKELMEMGWDSIRLFPHGHGNPEIYEPRQSIGETAKWCVKAREALGDDVVLGVDYHHRLSVAEAASYCQKMPSGTLDFLEEPIRDETPEAYEALRRMTDVPFAIGEEFASKWQFLPYIERDIHQFNRIDVCNVGGLTEAMKVAGWSEAHYVDMMPHNPLGPICTAATIHFSAAVANFAWLETRASPGELYHGFDNAEIFTIQPRLKGAVYEVDGAPGLGVDVDEELVKRQSFKFWEAPHLRRNDGSVTNW comes from the coding sequence ATGAAAATCACCGCCATCATTCCATACCCCACCTGGGTCGGCATCCGGAACCAGCTCATCGTCAAGGTCGAGACCGACGAGGGCATTTATGGCTGGGGCGAGAGCGGCCTGTCCGGCCGCGAAAAAGCCGTGGCCGGGGCGATTCTACACTATCGCGAATTCCTCATCGGCCGCGACCCGATGGCGATAGGCGCCCTGTGGCAGGAAATGTATCGCAGCCAGTATTTCGAGGGCGGCCGCGTGCTCACGGCAGCGATCTCGGCCATCGACATTGCCCTGCATGATATCAAGGGCAAGGCGCTGGGCGTGCCGGTTTACCAGTTGCTCGGCGGCAAGCAGCGCAATACGATCCCAACCTTCGCCACCACCAAGGGTCCCTGCGGCCCCGAGATGATCGAACAGGCGAAAGAGCTCATGGAAATGGGCTGGGACAGCATCCGGCTCTTCCCGCATGGCCACGGCAATCCAGAAATCTACGAGCCCCGCCAGTCGATCGGCGAAACCGCCAAGTGGTGCGTCAAGGCGCGCGAGGCGCTTGGCGACGATGTCGTGCTCGGCGTCGATTATCACCATCGACTGTCGGTCGCCGAGGCCGCCAGCTATTGCCAGAAGATGCCCTCCGGTACGCTGGATTTCCTCGAGGAGCCCATCCGCGACGAGACGCCCGAGGCCTATGAAGCGCTCCGGCGCATGACCGACGTGCCCTTCGCCATCGGCGAGGAATTTGCCTCCAAGTGGCAGTTCCTGCCCTATATCGAACGGGACATCCACCAGTTCAATCGCATCGACGTGTGCAATGTCGGCGGCCTCACCGAGGCCATGAAAGTCGCCGGTTGGAGCGAGGCGCATTACGTCGACATGATGCCGCACAATCCGCTCGGCCCGATCTGCACCGCCGCAACCATCCACTTCTCGGCCGCCGTCGCCAACTTCGCCTGGCTCGAAACGCGGGCCTCGCCGGGGGAGCTCTATCACGGCTTCGACAATGCCGAGATATTCACCATCCAGCCTCGCCTTAAGGGCGCGGTCTACGAGGTCGACGGCGCGCCGGGCCTGGGCGTCGATGTCGACGAGGAACTGGTGAAACGCCAAAGCTTCAAATTCTGGGAAGCCCCCCATCTGCGCCGCAACGATGGCTCCGTCACCAATTGGTAG
- a CDS encoding YARHG domain-containing protein — MKLKTILVAFAMLASTGSAMANCYEMIGCDDSDYFRRADLRQLSCQSLYEVRNLIYKQNGFCFSTNRAKQTFGNDGCWITKQSQVRLNAVERDNVALIAQVESAKGCN; from the coding sequence ATGAAACTCAAAACGATACTTGTCGCCTTTGCCATGCTGGCCAGTACCGGCTCGGCCATGGCTAATTGCTATGAAATGATCGGCTGCGACGACAGCGACTATTTCCGTCGCGCCGACCTGCGCCAGCTCAGCTGCCAGTCGCTCTACGAAGTGCGCAACCTCATCTACAAGCAGAACGGCTTCTGCTTCTCCACCAACCGTGCCAAGCAAACCTTCGGCAACGATGGCTGCTGGATCACCAAGCAGAGCCAGGTGCGGCTGAATGCGGTGGAGCGGGACAATGTGGCGCTGATCGCACAGGTGGAGAGTGCCAAGGGTTGCAACTAA